The genomic interval gttgtctacggggGTTTAAGAGATCTGGACGTCAGTagctcgttgtctacggggGTTTAAGAGATCTGGACTGTCAGTagctcgttgtctacggggGTTTAAGAGATCTGGACTGTCAGTagctcgttgtctacggggGTTTAAGAGATCTGGACTGTCAGTagctcgttgtctacggggGTTTAAGAGATCTGGACGTCAGTagctcgttgtctacggggGTTTAAGAGATCTGGACTGTCAGTagctcgttgtctacggggGTTTAAGAGATCTGGATGTCAGTAACTCGTTGTCTACGGGGGTTTAAGAGATCTGGACGTCAGTAGCTCGTTGTCTACAGGGGTTTAAGAGATCTGGATGTCAGTAACTCGTTGTCTACGGGGGTTTAAGAGATCTGGATGTCAGTagctcgttgtctacggggGTTTAAGAGATCTGGATGTCAGTAACTCGTTGTCTACGGGGGTTTAAGAGATCTGGATGTCAGTAACTCGTTGTCTACGGGGGTTTAAGAGATCTGGATGTCAGTagctcgttgtctacggggGTTTAAGAGATCTGGATGTCAGTagctcgttgtctacggggGTTTAAGAGATCTGGATGTCAGTagctcgttgtctacggggGTTTAAGAGATCTGGATGTCAGTagctcgttgtctacggggGTTTAAGAGATCTGGATGTCAGTagctcgttgtctacggggGTTTAAGAGATCTGGATGTCAGTagctcgttgtctacggggGTTTAAGAGATCTGGATGTCAGTagctcgttgtctacgggggtttgagaaggggacactttgagtttttgtgtttctttttccaagtgacttgttgtgctcaaataaactacgcgtgtgttcggctaaaacCAAGCTTTTCTGTTGTTGTGCGTTTGGTGTGAGAGACAAACCGTAACATTgggcattttgttgttgttgtgcaggtttacatacacatgataaataaatgtatttgtgatgaTCACATTGTATCAGATGTTTGCTTGTTCAGctgtaagtggatttgatttagttattgaatacaaatatcAAACATAGAGAGAGATCAATGAGCCCGGGCCACTttgtcaaaaaggttaagaacccctgTGTTCGAGGAAGCCTTTGAACGTGTAGAAGAGGCGTGACGCTCAGCTGGAGTCACAAGTTAGCCACGTCCTAAAGCAGGGTCACTAATTGCCGGACTCAGACGCCATTGTGTCCAGATCGGCGCAGCTCTTCTAACCTTTACGGCGCTCATTCAGGAAAGACACCGACCAATTGCACGCATTGTAAATCAcatcacgtgatgctactcggcTAATCACATATGTGTAACCTGATAAGCATCGCGgcgagacacaaacagacactggACGAGGACAGTCGGAGTAATACGAGTCAGAAGTTCTTTCAAATTGCGTTCGCTAAGAAACGTGAGATCAGAACCGTGAACCAAGAACATTTTCTCTTATGGCCTGAAGACTTAAGAGACAAAGCAAAACTGAAGGCATAGAACAATGAACAATGTAAGGGCTCAATGGGATCATGAATCATAACACATTAATTCACTGCCCAACCATATCAGCTGAAATAAGTTCTCTTATAAGAAGAATATAATTATCACTTCAcatctgaatgaactgaattcAAAACTGCAGGGCAAAGACAATCCAGTCCAATTAATCTTtctgtaatgtttttaattatttttaaatccatttatattttagaaatgtatatagtatataagtTAGACATACTGGAAAATTAATTaaccgccctaaagcatcccctgctttatggtctgtttgactctaaatgaccataatttactaaatgaacatcatgcagtattgaagaagacttgaaactagagattgagaccaaaaactaatgtttacaatgtttactgagggaatacatcaagagaagtagagtcatttatatagacttctatacaaccagaggagtcgccccctggtggtcaggagagagaatgcagctttaacccatgaagcatacacttctatacaaccacaggagtcgccccctggtggtcaggagagagaatacagctttaacacatgaagcacagacttctatacaaccagaggagtcgccccctggtggtcaggagagagaatgcagctttaacacatgaagcataaacttctatacaaccagaggagtcgccccctggtggtcaggagagagaatgcagctttaacacataaagcatagacttctatacaaccagaggagtcgccccctggtggtcaggagagagaatacagctttaacacatgaagcatagacttctatacaaccagaggagtcaccccctggtggtcagtatgCTTCTTTACACgtcagcattggcttcactgcAGAACTGGAGgtaaagaagaaataacactAAACAATGCAGCCTCTATCTCTGATTGGGTTCCAGTCTCAAATGTGGCAGTACCAGGGGGTTCAGTTGGGTCCCGTAGACGCAGACACCGTAGACCCGTTGCAGTTTGCGTATTGCCAGAACCGGTCCACTGACGATGCAGTCAACAACGTCATCCACACAACCCTCACGCACTTAGAGGGCAAGGACACTTTTGAGAACAATACTTACTAACAGACTACTCTTCATAGACTTCACCTCAGCATTCAACAAGGTCATCCCACACAAGCTCTCTGAACAACTCCTCCTTCTATAGGTCTGACACCTGCCCTCAGGCAGACCGAATCAGTCAGAGTTGACAACCGTACATCTGCCTCCAGAAGTGTGAGCACAGGGACCCCCCAGGGCTGTGTACAGAGTCCCCTGCTGTACACCCTCTTCACTTACAACTGTGTGGCCTCCCAGGAAAACACCAGCATCATCAAGTTTGCGGATGATACTCCGGTCATTGGAATGATCACTGATGGGGCTGAGACAGTACAGAAGAGAGCTGGAGGAACTTGTGGCCTGGAGTCAGGATAATAATCTCTCCCTGAAGGCAGACAATACCAAGGAGATGATTATTGACCCAAGGAGGGAGAAGGTGCAGCACACACCACTTAACATAGACAACCTTTAAGTTCCTCACATCAGCGAGGACCTCACCTGGTCTCACAACGCATTGCACCACATTAAAAAGGCCCAGCAGCGAATGGATTTCATAAGAAGGCGGAGGAAATGTGGCGTGACACCCACTTCAGGACATTTACTCCACCAGGAGAGCACACAGCACCATCGGGGATAGAACACCCCCCAACAGACTCTTCTGGCTCCTGCCATCAGGCAGACGCTACAGGAGTCTGAAGTCCAGAACCACGAGTCCGACAAACAGTTTCTACCTGCAGGTCATCAGCTCCCTCAAcaagcccccccacccccacacacacacatattcattaCTTACATATTCGTAACTGTTGTTACCATATTTGCAATACTGTTCTCACATTTCTGTgccttattttatatatttgcttATACTATTAGCAtttacctctttttttgttttttattttaatttgttcctGAACTTTAAGTTATTGTAATTCTGTGTGGAAGGAGGACTGAACAAAGTAAGATTGTCATTGTACGGAGTAACTGTCTGTTAACTGTGCATATGACAATAACATATCTTGAATCTCTTGAATCTTTATATGGGCCGGGTTCAGGTCTTGGTTTTAGGCCAGGACAGAACTCTAGGTTCTTGGCCTCTGTTGATTTATTGTGTTGAAGCTAGAGAAGTAAAATTATGATAAACTGTATAATCATAATTTTAAAGCCAGATAACATTCTGTAATTtgaatcatgtttttctttggggaatgaatgaattatgaaTTGAAATACAAGATAAGCGTTACCCTCTGCCTACCGTTGTAGAGACTCTGGTGGTGGGGGGCCATCTCCTCTCCCAGTGTCCTCCTCTGACCCCCGTGCCGACTGGGGGAGCCACTGCCACACCTCCCCTTGCTGTGCTCCGGCCCTGGGCTGTGCTGATAGTGGTGGTGGTGCCGTATAGACTCCGGACTACCCACGATCACCCGCCCTTTCCTCAGGTGCTCGGGTGTCCCCATCGCTGCCAGCTTGGCCTCGGGACCCCCGCAGCCTGCCCCTGCCACATTGACCGACCGGTGTCTCTGACTCAGCTCCGGGCTGGACTTGGCCGAACTCTTCGCGCCGCCCGGTGACGCCTGCCCTGACATCAATAGTTGTTTGTGGGCTAGCAGGTCAGAGCTGCAGGGTTTGGCGTGGGACTTGCACGGTAGCCTGGTGGCGGACTTGCTGTGCTTCTCCGGGCTACGTCCCTGAGGCCCAAGAGGGTCCAGGTTGGTGAGGGAGCCCCCGCGGGGGCGGGACGACTGGGGAAAGGTGTGGTATTCTGGGGTGGAGCTGTGCCTCCTGCCCGTGGATTCGCACCCGTCTTCCGGTTTGTGGGTGTGCTTGGAGCCCAGCGGAGGGGGTTTCAGGTGGGGGTTGTCTGGGCTATCGGTGCTCCCTGCACTGGAGGTGCTGCTCCCATCACCAACGTCCCGCAGCAGTCCAGGTGCTAGGACACCCCCACCCAGCTGAGAAAGGCTGCTCTGACTGTCAATGGAGCTCCTACGTCCGGGGCCTCCGGGCCCTCCACCAACCACGGAcgcagccctctcctcctccagcatgaGGCACACCTCCTTGAGCTCCAGGTTTTCCTGGACGACCTCCGCCTGCCGCTGCTCCAGCTCCTTCAGCTTCAGCAGGTATACGGACACCTCCTTCCTCATCAGGCCGGCGCTGTAGCGGCCCAGGCGCTGCCACTCCCGCGACACCCGCTTCCCCTTCTGCCGGTCGTCGTCCAGGAAGCAGCACAGGTCCCGCAGCTCCTGGTTGTCCTCCTGCAGTTTCTGGTTCACGTCCTGgatcacacgcacacgcacacacacacacacgcacacacaaacacagtgaggAATTACATGCATGATCATTTGGTGAGTGAGAAGTGTTCCCATCAtgcatttctgtctgtctgtttgtgaggTGATTTTGAtccacacacagtgaaacattCTCTGGTTCCGTCTTCTCGAGGATTTTGCAGCTTTTCCTCGTTGAAAAACATGTAATTTGAAAATATCAGATTTGGACTCCAGGAAATTGTGACGGGCCTTTTTCACCATTTGCTGACATTTTATCgtcagattaatcaataatgaaatcaggggattattttcattatgtatttgtgtgtggacATGTTTATTCAGGAATAATCTAAAGCAATGACAGAAATATCCCAACTTCAAATATCTGGTCTTGTCCGACCAACGTAGAAAAAAACCTAAATATTTGTAGTCGATTATGACATTATACAGCGAAAAGCAGTAAACCTTAAATTGGAGAATTCGGAACCAGAgaatatcattatattattatttatttattttattgaatgaCTTCAGCTCTTCGTTGTTTTCTTGCCCAGACTTAAGACAGAAGTGATTTTCTAAACACAATAATGTCTCACTGATGGCCCTATGCTGCAAGGCAAAAGGGCATACTTGTATGACATTGTATATGTCATTGATATATGAGAAAAAAATTGCCACGAGCATCCACCATTCCAACCAGTCTGCACATCGCTATGCAACAGGTTTCATGAATTATTTAGAGGTAATTTGGCCTGAACTGACTGTACATGTGCACACTTCCTCTCCTTCTGACCCCGTCCACATCCGTATGCTCATGCCGCACACCGATCACCTTTAAACTCCGGATCTCGTTCAGGTGCTGCTGGAGTCTCCGGTTCACCTCCCGCATCAGATTGCCGTGCTCCACGATGGCGCTCCTCTGCCCCGCCTCCGCCCTCCGCAGCCGCCGCACCAGCTCCTCTTTGCCCCACTTCAGCAGCTCCTCGTCGGACATGTTGGAGATGTCCTCCGCCGGACTCTCCGCGCACTTGGAGAGCAGCTGCGCgcctttctccatctctttttctaCTACAGCAGTTTAAGAAAAGTACTGTTTGGTGAATTACGGAGAACGAGACCCCAAAccaaaccccccaccccccgtcccccaaaagagaaagaaaaatacacccGGGACAACTGCGATCCAAAACGCCTCTTGGGTCCCCGCAGCCAGCCGCCCTATGCCCGCGGACTCACATCGCTTTACCCACGGCGGCGCCTCTCTCCCACGCCCAGGCTGCAGCTCCAGGTGCTCCTGCTGCTATAGCCCGTCGTCTAGACCCTCAGTCCGCATGCTGCGTCTCCGGCTGAGCCCTCGGACGGCTTGGGGGGCGGTGTCTCTCCAGGTGCATGCCGGCCGCCTTTTTGCGCACTCCCGCCGCCGCTCAGTGCGCAGGCTGCGCTGTCCGACCGCCGGGTAGGAagagaacgggaggaggaggaggaggaggaggaggatgaggaggaggaggaggaggaggaggaggaggatgaggatgcaGGTGAGTTACTGTGGAGAACAgactctcccctctctgctctaccggctctctctctcatggCGCATCTTTGTCATGTTGCGCCATCTGCTGCGGCTGGAAGAAAAGACGACATTTTTCTCCGAATTCTGCCTTCTCCAGTATTTTCTTATTCATATCTAGTTTAATCTCAACCCCTTTTCCTCATATTATGTCCTCACCTAcatgtgtgtcctgtgttctcatgtgtgtcctgtgttctcatgtgtcctgtgttctcatgtgtcctgtgttctcatgttctcatgtgtgtcctggtgttctcatgtgtgtcctggtgttctcttgtgtgtcctggtgttctcttgtgtgtcctggtgttctcatgttctcatgtgtgtcctggtgttctcatgtgtgtcctggtgttctcttgtgtgtcctggtgttctcatgtgagtcctggtgttctcatgtgtgtcctggtgttctcatgttctcatgtgtgtcctgtgttctcatgtgtgtcctggtgttctcatgtgtgtcctggtgttctcatgtgtgtcctggtgttctcatgtgtgtcctggtgttctcatgtgtgtcctggtgttctcatgtgagtcctggtgttctcttgtgtgtcctggtgttctcatgtgtgtcctggtgttctcatgtgagtcctggtgttctcatgtgtgtcctggtgttctcatgtgtgtcctgtgttctcatgtgtgtcctggtgttctcatgtgtgtcctggtgttctcatgtgagtcctggtgttctcatgtgtgtcctggtgttctcatgtgagtcctggtgttctcatgtgagtcctggtgttctcatgtgtgtcctggtgttctcatgtgagtcctggtgttctcatgtgagtcctggtgttctcatgtgagtcctggtgttctcatgtgagctctggtgttctcatgtgagtcctggtgttctcatgtgtgtcctggtgttctcatgtgtgtcctgtgttctcatgtgtgtcctggtgttctcatgtgagtcctggtgttctcatgtgtgtcctggtgttctcatgtgtcctgtgttctcatgtgtgtcctgtgttctcatgtgtgtcctggtgttctcatgtgtcctgtgttctcatgtgtgtcctggtgttctcatgtgagtcctggtgttctcatgtgtgttctcatgttatcatgtgtgtcctggtgttctcatgtgtgtcctggtgttctcatgtgagtcctggtgttctcatgtgtgtcctggtgttctcatgtgtgtcctggtgttctcatgttctcatgtgtgtcctggtgttctcatgttctcatgtgtgtcctggtgttctcatgtgagtcctggtgttctcatgttctcatgtgtgtcctggtgttctcatgttctcatgtgtgtcctggtgttctcatgttctcatgtgtgtcctggtgttctcatgttctcatgtgtgtcctggtgttctcatgtgagtcctggtgttctcatgttctcatgtgtgtcctggtgttctcatgtgagtcctggtgttctcatgtgagtcctggtgttctcatgtgtgtcctggtgttctcatgtgagtcctggtgttctcatgtgagtcctggtgttctcatgtgagtcctggtgttctcatgtgtgtcctggtgttctcatgtgagctctggtgttctcatgtgagtcctggtgttctcatgtgtgtcctggtgttctcatgtgtgtcctgtgttctcatgtgtgtcctggtgttctcatgtgagtcctggtgttctcatgtgtgtcctggtgttctcatgtgtcctgtgttctcatgtgtcctgtgttctcatgtgtgtcctggtgttctcatgtgagtcctggtgttctcatgtgtgttctcatgttatcatgtgtgtcctggtgttctcatgtgtgtcctggtgttctcatgtgagtcctggtgttctcatgtgtgtcctggtgttctcatgtgtgtcctggtgttctcatgttctcatgtgtgtcctggtgttctcatgttctcatgtgtgtcctggtgttctcatgtgagtcctggtgttctcatgttctcatgtgtgtcctggtgttctcatgtgtgtcctggtgttctcatgttctcatgtgtgtcctggtgttctcatgtgagtcctggtgttctcatgttctcatgtgtgtcctggtgttctcatgtgagtcctggtgttctcatgttctcatgtgtgtcctggtgttctcatgtgtgtcctggtgttctcatgttctcatgtgtgtcctggtgttctcatgtgagtcctggtgttctcatgttctcatgtgtgttctggtgttctcatgtgtgtcctggtgttctcatgttctcatgtgtgtcctggtgttctcatgtgtgtcctggtgttctcatgttctcatgtgtgtcctggtgttctcattttctcatgtgtgtcctcatttaatcagtaattggttaaactgcttcttagacccacCTCTTCTGGGCCAGAATGATTTGGCCCCAGTTAacctgagacatgcagacaggcagggaggaagtgcaggaaaagcatatattttacGCAGATATActatattacaaatattactgggtatattccatatctccaaaacacaaatattgacaatttgtataatttattcatattattcatattattattggATGTCGCTGTGTGAACGTGATGTACATTATAATGAGTTGAGTTTTGTTGActgtttaatattttattttatttgaaaatcaAAGCCTTTTTGTTACATCGAGCCATACAATATCAGGCCACGCTGTGAAGAGGTCAAACCAACCAAAGAGACAATGCTGAGTCCATCTGGTTACTTGTCCCTGCCTCATCGCTGAAGGAAGAACCTTATGATCTGATACAAGTTCCCGTcctcagaagtgtgtgtgtgccgtgccGCAGTAACATCGAAGCGAAGAGAGCAACAATGTGGGAGTTCCAGAGCGACCGGTTCATCAGGTCGCTCGGGACAATCGGTAGGAATCAGAACTCGTTTCCAGTCGTCCTGGAGAATGGACCTGCCACTGCTCGCGCTCGTCCTGGTGTCGGCCTGCGGAGGACGGGTTTGGACCGCTCCGGACTATTGCTCCACCGAGTGCCCTCAGTACACAGTGGTTGAGAAGCACAAGGTATGTTCCACAGcagtacactcacacacacacactcggcatCAACGTGTACAAACTGTTTCATGTTTCTGTCTGTAGGACTTTGAGGAGCGTTTGTACGCTTCTGCTCAATGGATCACCACCAAGATGGCAGGAACTGTGATCTCTGATTTAATGGCTGCAAGTTCAAGACTGGCGAAGGTCGCAAGTATGTCAGGGCGaagccaaaacacacattttggttTCGCCCTGTGCTTAATGGGTCATGGGAGAATAAGGTTTAATCTAAATGTACGGTTGTAAAGCAGCAGGCATTTCACTGCGTAGTTATTGGGATAAAGGATGACACACCTAgtgcaaacaaaacaactttatgttacagtgttacattattatgttcATATTTAAGTCGTTTTGTTGATACAAAGctgatataaaacatatttaaagatGTATTTCTGGTCGTGGATTGCTGAAATGTGGTCTCCCTTGGGTTAGGGTATTTTGGCAGCTGGGCTTTTTTGTTACTAAGTTTTGTACTAAAGACACTTTTTAAGTTTTTCCATGTAGAAATGTTGGAAGCTTTGAGGCTGATGGCAGTCACATGATCGGTGCCCTGTTGTCTCCTCCAGCCGGTGCTGACTGGCCGGTGCTGATCTCCCTCACAAATGACAGCGAGTGTTGGTATTCCTGGTTTGTTCCACGTGACATGACGGAGTCTCAAATCACAGATCCGTCAGTCAAACTGTGGCGCAGACCTGAAGTCTCCGTCTATGTCAGGTGAACAGTGCCTACTTGTATCTTTCAATTCACTGTTCATTAAACACTTTAATTATGTGTCATTTTTCCAGTTCGCAAGCTACCAAACAGTAATGAAACAAACCAGATTTTACCTTTATTGGGGTTGGAATTCACTCTTCTCACTATTAATTTAGCAGATTTaagtaattaaacattttagcaCATTCCAGTGATAGACATAACATGCGTGCAAAgcaaaacagaaagaagagTTAATGTAGAAATAAAAACCTCACGGTGATCTGATTTGTGTCTCTGCTTCCACGTGACATAAAAGGGTCTTCGATGGCACTCCGAGCATTAAGAGCGGTCGAGACAACGCGAAGATTCTCTACGACGACTTGAAGAAAGCTGAGAGAAGCGTCGCTGATGCCAACGCGTACACGTGGGCTGGCTACAACACCTATTTGTCCCTGACGCACCACAACGAGATCTGGATGGAGAAAAGCCAGTGAAATGTGCTCCAACACGTCCTTCATACCTCCGTGCTGCTGAAGCCATCAGGCGTAACAGGAGCCAGCAGGCCGGCCGCTGAGGGCCAGAAACCGCTTTCAGGAATGTTGCAGCAGTCCTTCACGCTTTATAAATGACATTGTAGTTGTCTGATGGCGCTTCTTGTTCCACACATATCTGCTTGAAACTAACAATAAACAATTTGACAGCtttatctttgtttgtgtggtcAATGACACGAGCCGTCCCTCTCTGGTGAGTTCACTACCGGGCCGCTCTGTAGGAATTCCCTGTGTGTATCTGAACAAAGGCACATCTCTCATCACACAACTATGTCCTGGAGATCTACTTCTGCCTTCCTGCtttcacttgttgttgtttgtgggaGGAGGTTACTAATATGATCTCAAACATGCAATTTGTGAAtatgtctttaaatatgagaaagcagttgtttttgtcatgagtACCTAAACAGGCGGAAAACTACTGGAATTGTTCTTCGACATGAGGTCGATTCTTTGGAGTTTCCACACCGCGAATAAAGGCCTCCACCAATCAGGTGTGAGGACACATTCAATACATAcagaacaaagacacacactctaTCACTCCTTTCCACTCTGAAACCAGATCCAGTGCCCCTGGTCCACCTGTAGGGGTCAGTATGTGGACCGTAAGGAGGGCTGTGAGCAGTGTTCAGAAAGAGGAACCCAAAAGGTACCAATAGGCTGAGGAGTGAAGGGCTCACTGGAGTGTGATGCCTGGTATCTAACACTAGGTGGTGCTGTAGGTGTGGTTAACAAAAGACACTTGGTAAATGGagcaagccccccccccccaaaaaaagaaatgagtcTGAATTTGATTTGATTACTTCATCTGCTCAGTCAGATATGTGCTATCACGCGCCACAGCATGTTGGAGAGATGTATGCAACTTTGTGGGTCAGCTTGTATTAATATGTGACGTTGCATAGGTGTGAACATTTGTAaaggaaaaatgttttttaattttttaattattccattattgtcatgtgtagccaccaagagacaggacccaaagaagaaactttattcttcgCTTTAATTAgtggaattatttaaattgagGAATCACCAGAAACcgcattacatttttatttcaaatccgctctctcacttcctgtctactCTTCGGTGTCTAATACTAACTCAAActcccaatgtgtgtgtgtgtgataacatCATCCCATTATAAAGCATAGATTCTCTACACTGTGCCAGGGACACCGATGGCATGAGTGGAGGTTGGGTTACTCAGACGTCTTCCATCTTCAGCCCGTCGCCCTAAAATGACCTTCCAACAAAACTCAATTTCATTTGGACCAAAATCTAtttgacttttgtttgtttatcattaaaaaaaaaaagaaacacaaactcacaaCAGGTCATGAAATAGTCACAAAATGCAATCTTAAACTTTATTCCAATGATAATTTTACATGCAGACATACATGAAATGTGGCCTCTGCATTAAACCATCATTAGCCGGAGTACTAGGAGCAGCTGGGGTTCAGTGTTCAGTTCAGAGCAACGACATTATAAACAAAAGTTTACCATTTAGTTTGGTTTTGGAAAAAACAAATAACTACCTACAGTCCGGTGTGATCACAAATCACAcaacaaacatacttatttaaAGCCAAATGTCATCTTTTGATCTTGCTCAAgttttgtttgtgcattttttgttttgtttcaattcacaatgttaaccaAACGTTTAAAAACTGCAAAACCATAAATCGTGATAAAATATGTTTCCCATTCAAATGTAATTCAGTGCAGTTTGGTTGTATGGAAACGTTATAAAAGGAGGAGACCCACAGCATCTGCAGGGAACATGAACAGGAAGTAACCTTGAACCTGAGCAGCCACCAGTGAGACGAGTTGATCTTATGGCGACGTTCCTTCCAGAGACGGCTCATGGTTCTCATAGAAGGCAGAATATGACTCTCCCCCCGCAGCAGTAACCATCACTCCACTCAAACTCCGTCACCACAGCAACTGTTTCTATAGTGGGAAGACCGTCCCAGTGCGGCAGGAATGTAATCACAGGTTTATGGACCGCTGCAGTGAAGATAGGAGTGTGACTGCATGACTCATACTTAAGAAGGACTTACTCACCCATCTATTCTTACACGTTTAGAATCTGATATAATTGATCATATCTTTGAGAAAACTAACATGATTCCATAAAGAAATCACTTATACATTGAGGCAATATATGATTAAAAGTGTCTGGGGAAAGAAATGTCCATGCAGGTGCGGGTCTCTAAATAGGTCAAaggggctgggtggggg from Cyclopterus lumpus isolate fCycLum1 chromosome 15, fCycLum1.pri, whole genome shotgun sequence carries:
- the LOC117744352 gene encoding coiled-coil domain-containing protein 85A-like, which produces MEKGAQLLSKCAESPAEDISNMSDEELLKWGKEELVRRLRRAEAGQRSAIVEHGNLMREVNRRLQQHLNEIRSLKDVNQKLQEDNQELRDLCCFLDDDRQKGKRVSREWQRLGRYSAGLMRKEVSVYLLKLKELEQRQAEVVQENLELKEVCLMLEEERAASVVGGGPGGPGRRSSIDSQSSLSQLGGGVLAPGLLRDVGDGSSTSSAGSTDSPDNPHLKPPPLGSKHTHKPEDGCESTGRRHSSTPEYHTFPQSSRPRGGSLTNLDPLGPQGRSPEKHSKSATRLPCKSHAKPCSSDLLAHKQLLMSGQASPGGAKSSAKSSPELSQRHRSVNVAGAGCGGPEAKLAAMGTPEHLRKGRVIVGSPESIRHHHHYQHSPGPEHSKGRCGSGSPSRHGGQRRTLGEEMAPHHQSLYNALISAGCCTNSCRSVKLWDSFDAS
- the soul2 gene encoding heme-binding protein soul2 translates to MDLPLLALVLVSACGGRVWTAPDYCSTECPQYTVVEKHKDFEERLYASAQWITTKMAGTVISDLMAASSRLAKVATGADWPVLISLTNDSECWYSWFVPRDMTESQITDPSVKLWRRPEVSVYVRVFDGTPSIKSGRDNAKILYDDLKKAERSVADANAYTWAGYNTYLSLTHHNEIWMEKSQ